In Bacillota bacterium, the DNA window TTTCTGGCGTGAGGTCTCGCCGGCCACCAGGGTGACCTGGGAGCGGCGGACGCCGAGCCAGTCGGCCACGGTCACCAGGAGAGCCCGGTTGGCCTCCCCTTCCACCGGCGGCGCGGTCACCCTGACGACGAGGGCCCCCCCCCGTGTCCCGCCGACCTTCGACCGGCTGGACCGCGGCTGCACGCGGACGGGGACCACCACTCCGTCCGCGACCTC includes these proteins:
- a CDS encoding DUF167 domain-containing protein, which codes for MQLREVADGVVVPVRVQPRSSRSKVGGTRGGALVVRVTAPPVEGEANRALLVTVADWLGVRRSQVTLVAGETSRQKRVLVTGITQEAVADAVSRLSREG